Proteins from a genomic interval of Nostoc sp. TCL240-02:
- a CDS encoding Uma2 family endonuclease: protein MLANAATHNVTWEKLPDDFVLDNEPVDNINQPLLAAALTESLELAGRLPTDALTITNYNICATLNNRFVVKAPDWGYVLSIRVSREEVKRSYMPRLQGDIPLIVMEFLSDTEGGEYSSKPTYPPAKWFYYEQILQVPNYAIFEPEQGVLEVYRRDDLGYYQLQTPDANNRDWIVEMNLFLGVWQGSRENRSGYWLRWWDENGELLLWGLELAAKERQRAERLAAQLKALGVEPEV, encoded by the coding sequence ATGCTAGCCAATGCAGCCACTCATAATGTCACCTGGGAAAAGTTACCTGATGATTTTGTTTTAGACAACGAGCCAGTGGATAACATTAATCAGCCACTCTTGGCTGCTGCTTTAACAGAAAGCTTGGAACTTGCTGGCAGATTACCCACCGATGCTTTAACCATCACTAACTACAATATCTGCGCCACCTTGAATAATCGATTTGTCGTCAAAGCACCAGATTGGGGATATGTATTATCTATTCGAGTCTCACGAGAAGAAGTGAAGCGCAGTTATATGCCACGACTCCAAGGCGATATTCCCCTAATTGTGATGGAATTTCTCTCAGATACAGAAGGTGGAGAGTATTCTAGTAAACCGACCTATCCCCCTGCTAAATGGTTTTATTATGAGCAGATTTTACAAGTGCCAAACTATGCCATTTTTGAACCAGAGCAAGGAGTGTTAGAAGTTTATCGGCGAGATGATTTAGGATATTATCAACTGCAAACACCAGATGCGAATAATCGTGACTGGATTGTCGAAATGAACTTGTTTTTAGGCGTATGGCAAGGAAGCCGAGAAAACCGCTCAGGTTATTGGTTACGTTGGTGGGATGAAAACGGCGAATTATTACTGTGGGGTTTGGAGTTAGCAGCAAAAGAACGCCAGCGTGCAGAGAGATTAGCCGCTCAGTTAAAAGCGCTGGGAGTCGAACCGGAGGTTTAA
- a CDS encoding Uma2 family endonuclease yields MVSQIQPPTQPEIIYLDSDGQLVANNTIQFSWIVEIKQNIEWLFADDPNVFVAGDLFWYPVEGRNKIVNAPDVMVVLGRPKGDRLCYQQWKEEGIAPQVVFEILSPSNTQTEMDKKLLFYDRYSVEEYYIYDPERNNLHGWLRGEDGLNVIPLMEDWVSPRLKIRFAPSPEGLQLYRPDGERFLSYTDISRNAEQERQRAEQAEQARRDAIPRLLQMDLSIEQIAQALGLSVEEVRTFAQE; encoded by the coding sequence ATGGTATCGCAAATCCAACCGCCGACCCAGCCAGAGATCATCTACCTAGATAGTGACGGACAATTAGTTGCTAATAATACCATACAGTTTAGCTGGATTGTAGAAATTAAGCAGAATATCGAGTGGCTATTTGCTGACGATCCAAATGTTTTTGTCGCCGGGGATTTGTTTTGGTATCCGGTAGAGGGACGTAACAAAATCGTTAACGCCCCAGATGTGATGGTGGTATTGGGTAGACCAAAAGGCGATCGCTTGTGCTACCAACAATGGAAAGAAGAGGGAATTGCACCGCAAGTGGTGTTTGAAATTCTTTCTCCCAGCAACACCCAAACTGAAATGGACAAAAAATTACTTTTCTACGATCGCTACAGCGTGGAAGAGTACTACATTTACGATCCTGAGCGAAATAATTTGCATGGATGGTTGCGTGGCGAAGACGGGTTAAATGTCATCCCCCTAATGGAAGATTGGGTCAGTCCTCGGTTAAAAATTCGCTTTGCTCCATCACCAGAAGGTTTGCAGCTATATCGTCCTGATGGAGAAAGATTTTTGAGTTATACAGACATTTCTCGCAACGCCGAACAAGAACGACAACGAGCAGAACAAGCAGAACAAGCCAGAAGAGATGCCATACCCCGATTATTGCAAATGGATTTGAGCATCGAACAGATTGCCCAAGCTTTGGGATTGTCAGTGGAAGAAGTGCGAACCTTTGCTCAGGAGTAA
- the uvrA gene encoding excinuclease ABC subunit UvrA, with amino-acid sequence MSDKQLAASLNGHLPYPSHNSQNTIRIRGARQHNLKNIDLELPRNRLIVFTGVSGSGKSSLAFDTIFAEGQRRYVESLSAYARQFLGQLDKPDVEAIEGLSPAISIDQKSTSHNPRSTVGTVTEIYDYLRLLFGRAGEPHCPICDRCIAPQTIDEMCDRIMELPDRTRFQILAPVVRGKKGTHRKLLSSLASQGFVRVRINGEIRELSDSIELDKNFTHTIEVVIDRLVKKADIQERLVDSLSTCLKQSGGIAAILVSLLGDDGQEKEEELVFSENFACPEHGAVMEELSPRLFSFNSPYGACPHCHGIGTLRRFAPDLIVPDWEAPVYAAIAPWSEKDNSYYLELLYSVGQIYGFELQTNWVKLTEEQQQIILFGEKDERAAEAKRKQSFKGAIPILQRQYEGGSELVKQKLEQYLIDQPCEVCKGKRLKPEALAVKLGQYGILELTTVSIRDCRERIEQFKLSDRQLQIADLVLREIKARLQFLLDVGLDYLTLDRPAMTLSGGEAQRIRLATQIGSGLTGVLYVLDEPSIGLHQRDNGRLLKTLTKLRDLGNTLIVVEHDEETIRAANHIVDIGPGAGIHGGNIIAQGDFEALLAAEDSLTGAYLSGRRVITTPAERREGNGRSLGIKNAHRNNLQNIDVDIPLGKLVSITGVSGSGKSTLINELLYPSLQHHLTKKVPLPRHLDKIQGLNAIDKAIVIDQSPIGRTPRSNPATYTGIFDAIRDVFSQTVEAKARGYKPGQFSFNVKGGRCEACSGQGVNVIEMNFLPDVYVQCEICKGARYNRETLQVKYKDKSISDVLRMTVEESLDFFQNIPKAIARLQTLFDVGLGYVQLGQPATTLSGGEAQRVKLATELSRRATGKTLYLIDEPTTGLSFYDVHKLLDVLQRLVDKGNSILVIEHNLDVIRCSDWVIDLGPEGGDKGGELIAVGTPEEVAKNPRSYTGQYLKQVLKQYPAMKS; translated from the coding sequence ATGTCAGACAAACAGCTAGCAGCATCCTTGAATGGACATCTTCCGTACCCCAGCCACAACAGCCAGAATACCATTCGGATTCGGGGTGCTAGGCAGCATAATCTGAAAAATATTGACTTGGAATTGCCACGCAATCGCCTAATCGTATTCACTGGCGTTTCTGGTTCTGGTAAGTCTTCCCTAGCCTTTGATACCATTTTCGCTGAAGGGCAACGTCGTTATGTAGAATCCCTCAGCGCCTACGCACGGCAATTTTTAGGACAACTGGATAAGCCGGATGTCGAAGCAATTGAAGGCTTAAGCCCAGCAATTTCTATTGACCAAAAGTCTACGTCTCATAACCCGCGTTCCACTGTGGGTACGGTGACAGAGATTTACGACTATTTGCGGCTGTTGTTTGGTCGAGCTGGCGAACCCCATTGTCCGATATGCGATCGCTGTATTGCACCCCAGACAATCGATGAGATGTGCGATCGCATCATGGAATTACCTGATCGCACCCGCTTCCAAATCCTTGCACCCGTTGTTCGGGGAAAGAAGGGCACACACCGTAAGCTTTTGTCAAGTCTGGCTTCTCAAGGTTTTGTCCGCGTGCGGATTAATGGCGAGATCCGCGAACTGTCAGATTCCATTGAATTGGATAAAAATTTTACCCACACCATCGAAGTGGTAATTGACCGCTTGGTGAAAAAGGCTGATATTCAAGAACGTTTGGTTGATTCCCTCTCTACATGTCTCAAGCAATCCGGTGGTATTGCAGCCATTCTGGTGAGTTTGCTTGGTGACGATGGACAAGAGAAAGAAGAAGAATTAGTATTTTCCGAAAACTTTGCTTGTCCAGAACATGGCGCGGTAATGGAGGAACTATCACCGCGATTGTTCTCCTTTAACTCACCTTATGGTGCTTGTCCGCACTGTCATGGCATCGGGACTTTAAGGAGATTTGCACCAGACTTGATTGTACCTGACTGGGAAGCGCCAGTTTATGCTGCGATCGCGCCTTGGTCAGAAAAAGATAATTCTTATTACTTGGAATTACTCTATAGCGTCGGGCAGATTTATGGATTTGAGTTACAGACAAATTGGGTCAAACTGACAGAAGAACAGCAGCAAATTATTTTGTTCGGCGAGAAAGATGAACGAGCCGCAGAGGCAAAGAGAAAGCAGAGTTTTAAAGGTGCTATTCCAATTTTGCAACGACAATATGAGGGTGGTTCGGAATTAGTTAAGCAAAAATTAGAGCAGTATTTAATCGATCAACCGTGTGAGGTTTGTAAGGGAAAACGGTTAAAACCGGAAGCCTTGGCGGTGAAGTTGGGACAATATGGAATTTTAGAATTGACTACCGTATCAATTCGGGATTGTCGGGAGAGAATTGAGCAATTTAAGTTGAGCGATCGCCAGTTACAAATTGCTGATTTAGTTCTGAGAGAAATCAAAGCTAGATTGCAGTTTTTGTTGGATGTCGGTTTAGATTATCTCACTCTTGACCGTCCCGCCATGACTCTTTCTGGTGGCGAAGCCCAACGAATTCGTCTAGCAACGCAAATTGGTTCTGGATTAACAGGAGTTCTCTATGTTTTAGATGAACCGAGTATTGGTTTGCATCAACGAGATAATGGCAGGTTGCTCAAAACTTTAACTAAATTGCGCGATTTGGGTAATACATTAATTGTTGTTGAACACGATGAAGAAACAATTCGTGCAGCCAACCATATAGTTGATATTGGCCCTGGTGCAGGAATCCACGGCGGAAATATAATCGCCCAAGGTGATTTTGAGGCGTTGTTAGCAGCAGAAGATTCCTTGACGGGTGCATATTTATCAGGAAGGCGAGTAATTACCACACCAGCAGAACGCCGAGAAGGAAATGGGCGCAGTTTGGGAATTAAAAATGCCCATCGGAACAATTTACAAAATATAGATGTAGACATTCCATTAGGTAAACTCGTTTCCATCACTGGTGTGTCTGGTTCTGGCAAATCTACCCTGATTAACGAATTACTATATCCATCTCTGCAACACCATTTAACTAAGAAAGTTCCCTTACCCAGACATTTGGATAAAATTCAGGGATTAAACGCGATTGATAAAGCGATCGTTATCGATCAATCTCCCATTGGACGCACACCACGTTCTAACCCTGCAACTTACACAGGAATTTTTGATGCGATTCGGGATGTATTTTCCCAAACAGTAGAAGCCAAAGCTAGGGGTTACAAACCCGGACAATTTTCCTTTAACGTTAAAGGTGGACGTTGCGAAGCTTGTAGCGGACAGGGTGTGAATGTGATTGAAATGAACTTTCTCCCTGATGTTTACGTGCAATGCGAAATTTGTAAGGGTGCCAGATACAACCGCGAAACTTTGCAGGTGAAGTACAAAGATAAGTCTATCTCTGATGTCCTGAGAATGACAGTTGAGGAGAGTTTAGACTTCTTTCAGAATATACCCAAAGCGATCGCGCGTTTGCAAACTTTATTTGATGTCGGCTTGGGTTATGTCCAACTAGGACAACCTGCGACTACCTTATCAGGTGGTGAAGCGCAACGGGTAAAATTGGCAACAGAACTATCTCGACGCGCCACAGGTAAGACACTTTATTTAATAGATGAACCGACAACAGGGTTATCTTTTTACGATGTTCACAAATTATTAGATGTGTTGCAACGATTGGTAGATAAAGGTAATTCAATATTAGTAATTGAACATAACTTAGATGTAATTCGTTGTTCTGATTGGGTAATAGATTTGGGGCCAGAAGGTGGCGACAAAGGAGGAGAATTGATTGCTGTAGGTACACCAGAGGAAGTTGCAAAAAACCCCAGGTCTTATACTGGGCAATATTTAAAGCAAGTTTTGAAACAGTATCCGGCGATGAAATCTTAG
- a CDS encoding DUF262 domain-containing protein: protein MVKDSPKVSLDALIPREAFEVQGQQSQIILSNIPMIQIRNLEQKDFFYPFLRKPDFQRETNEWDAQKICDFIESFLDGDLIPAVILWRSNSGYFFVIDGSHRLSALIAWINDDYGDKDISNKFYDTYITEEQKNAGQEVRTLIKNKIGSYQDYELSTQHLDKIDQKTLERARNLGSLGIQLQWVGGDASKAADSFFNINQKAAPISPTEMRLLKARNKPNGVAARAIMRSGNGHKYWSEFSQEKQDKIEKLAQEIHQLIFEPKLKNPMKTTDVPMVGNLSTSQKNEFILEFVNIVNNIEVENELDLNDDSTGENTVKFLTNCQKLAQRINTNDPSSLGLHPLVYFYTYDSRYRIGSFYGVVSLILHLGKTKSYDKFIKCRKDFEFLIWQHDDIVPQIVSKSSAVKAREKVKDFYLTIVEKLTQGVDKKNVVKEIVAEKTFGSLKMKARVNTSETQSKNFSRETKAAAFIRGALPKIQRCKICGGYLHSHSISIDHKTRKQDGGLGNLDNAQLTHPYCNSTVKN from the coding sequence ATGGTAAAAGATAGCCCAAAAGTTAGCCTAGATGCACTTATACCTAGAGAAGCATTTGAGGTTCAAGGACAGCAATCTCAAATTATACTCAGTAATATTCCTATGATACAAATTCGTAATTTAGAGCAAAAAGATTTTTTCTATCCATTTTTACGAAAACCCGATTTTCAACGAGAAACCAATGAGTGGGATGCTCAGAAAATATGTGATTTTATTGAAAGTTTTTTAGATGGTGATTTAATACCAGCTGTTATTCTTTGGAGAAGTAATAGTGGTTATTTTTTCGTGATTGATGGCTCACATAGGCTAAGTGCTTTAATAGCGTGGATAAATGATGATTATGGCGATAAAGATATTTCCAATAAATTTTATGATACATACATCACAGAAGAACAAAAAAATGCTGGTCAGGAAGTTAGAACACTAATTAAGAATAAGATAGGCTCTTACCAGGATTATGAATTATCAACACAGCATCTAGACAAAATAGATCAAAAAACACTTGAAAGAGCAAGAAATTTGGGTAGTTTGGGTATCCAACTTCAGTGGGTTGGTGGTGATGCATCTAAAGCAGCAGATTCATTTTTTAACATTAATCAAAAAGCAGCACCTATTAGTCCAACTGAAATGCGTTTATTAAAGGCTAGGAATAAACCCAATGGCGTTGCTGCTCGTGCAATTATGAGAAGTGGTAATGGTCATAAATATTGGTCAGAGTTCTCACAAGAGAAACAAGATAAAATTGAAAAACTAGCTCAAGAAATACATCAACTTATTTTTGAGCCTAAGCTTAAAAATCCTATGAAAACTACAGACGTTCCAATGGTTGGAAATCTATCAACTTCACAGAAAAATGAATTTATCTTAGAATTTGTCAATATAGTTAACAATATAGAAGTAGAAAATGAACTGGATTTAAATGATGATTCAACAGGAGAAAATACTGTAAAATTCTTAACAAATTGTCAAAAATTAGCCCAAAGAATAAATACTAATGATCCTTCATCTCTCGGACTTCATCCACTTGTATATTTCTATACTTACGATAGCCGATATAGGATAGGTTCATTTTATGGTGTTGTTAGCTTGATATTACATCTAGGAAAAACTAAATCTTATGATAAATTTATAAAATGCAGAAAAGATTTTGAATTTCTGATTTGGCAACATGATGATATAGTTCCACAAATTGTAAGTAAAAGTAGTGCAGTCAAGGCACGAGAAAAGGTTAAAGATTTTTATTTGACAATAGTTGAAAAATTAACACAAGGTGTAGATAAAAAAAATGTTGTAAAGGAGATAGTAGCCGAAAAAACTTTTGGTTCATTAAAAATGAAAGCTAGAGTAAACACAAGTGAAACTCAAAGTAAAAATTTTTCACGAGAAACTAAAGCCGCAGCTTTTATTAGAGGTGCTTTACCTAAAATTCAAAGATGTAAAATTTGTGGTGGCTATCTCCACAGCCACTCTATATCTATAGATCACAAAACAAGAAAACAAGATGGTGGCTTAGGTAATTTAGATAATGCACAGTTGACTCACCCATATTGCAATTCAACAGTTAAAAATTAA
- a CDS encoding DUF2358 domain-containing protein, with protein MESQLSVEQVIKTLKEDLPTLFEKDISYHIYTDDIYFKDPVNTFKYKFNYRIIFWTLRFHARLFFTQIYFDVHEVFQSAEDTILAKWTVRGVLRVPWKAGLLFNGYSTYKLNQDNLIYEHIDTWDRKPGEIFKQFWQRGEMVN; from the coding sequence GTGGAATCTCAATTATCGGTGGAACAGGTAATTAAAACTCTAAAAGAAGATTTACCAACACTTTTTGAAAAAGATATTTCATATCACATTTATACAGACGATATCTATTTTAAAGACCCTGTGAATACATTCAAATACAAATTTAACTATCGAATTATATTTTGGACATTGCGATTTCACGCTCGGCTATTTTTTACCCAAATTTACTTTGATGTGCATGAAGTATTTCAGTCAGCCGAAGACACGATTTTAGCAAAGTGGACAGTGCGGGGAGTGTTGCGTGTTCCGTGGAAAGCAGGGTTGCTTTTTAATGGCTATTCAACATATAAACTCAATCAAGATAATTTGATATACGAGCATATTGACACTTGGGATCGTAAACCTGGTGAAATTTTCAAGCAGTTTTGGCAAAGGGGAGAAATGGTTAATTAG
- a CDS encoding glycoside hydrolase family 10 protein: MAIIETRGIWLTTTDSKVLRSKERIAEAMDFLAETGFNVVFPVVWNKAVTLYPSQTMQQTFGVEIDPMSVGRDPLEEVVVEARRVGLKVIPWFEYGFASSYNLNGGVLLQKKPEWAARDFNGNLLKKNGFEWLNALDSQVQEFLLNLVLEVANNYDVDGIQGDDRFPAFPCEGGYDEGTVSRYRQECDRNPPQNPKDRQWLQWRADILTEFLARLYGEVKAVNPNLLVAIAPNIHDWAFQEYLQDSPTWLKRGIVDMIQPQIYRRDFGSYCAIADKLVNQQFTDATLPKLAPGILMKLGSYCISPEYLVQAIEYNRQLGIQGEVFFFYEGLRENNNTLAKVLRNGPYAKSASFPTLSDLSAGGVINKRTSSIWQRLLKKIF, translated from the coding sequence ATGGCAATAATAGAAACCCGTGGTATTTGGCTGACCACTACTGATAGTAAAGTTCTCAGGTCAAAGGAACGCATTGCTGAGGCGATGGATTTTCTGGCTGAGACGGGATTTAATGTGGTGTTTCCTGTTGTTTGGAATAAGGCGGTAACTCTGTATCCCAGCCAAACAATGCAGCAGACCTTTGGAGTCGAAATTGACCCGATGTCTGTAGGACGTGACCCTTTAGAAGAAGTGGTGGTGGAGGCGCGGCGAGTTGGGTTGAAAGTAATTCCTTGGTTTGAATATGGTTTTGCTAGTTCCTACAATTTGAATGGTGGTGTGCTTTTACAGAAAAAACCGGAATGGGCTGCGCGTGACTTTAACGGCAACTTACTGAAGAAAAACGGCTTTGAGTGGTTGAATGCACTCGACTCACAGGTGCAGGAATTCTTGTTAAATCTGGTGCTGGAAGTTGCGAATAATTACGATGTAGATGGTATTCAAGGTGACGATCGCTTCCCTGCATTTCCCTGCGAAGGTGGCTATGATGAGGGAACTGTCAGCCGTTATCGCCAGGAATGCGATCGCAATCCGCCACAGAACCCCAAAGATAGACAATGGTTACAGTGGCGTGCAGATATTCTCACTGAGTTTTTGGCGCGTCTCTACGGTGAGGTGAAAGCAGTGAATCCTAATTTGCTAGTTGCGATCGCACCTAATATCCATGATTGGGCATTCCAGGAATATCTGCAAGACTCACCCACCTGGCTGAAGCGGGGAATAGTCGATATGATTCAGCCGCAGATTTATCGCCGTGACTTTGGGAGTTACTGTGCGATCGCTGATAAACTAGTAAACCAGCAGTTCACTGATGCGACGTTGCCCAAATTAGCACCGGGAATATTAATGAAGCTTGGCAGTTATTGTATTAGTCCAGAATATCTGGTACAGGCAATTGAATACAATCGCCAACTTGGTATTCAAGGAGAGGTATTCTTTTTTTACGAAGGTTTGCGCGAAAATAACAATACCCTAGCTAAAGTTTTACGAAATGGGCCTTATGCTAAGTCTGCATCATTTCCCACTCTGTCAGATTTGAGTGCGGGTGGTGTGATTAACAAGAGGACATCTTCAATTTGGCAACGGTTGTTAAAAAAGATTTTTTAA
- a CDS encoding DUF1206 domain-containing protein, with translation MTQQLTNHASLWVERLGRFGYVSKGVVYGIVGLLAAQAAFGRGGKTTDTQGALQTIVNQPFGKFLLALVAIGLIGYVIWRFVQAIKDPENKGNDAKGLAVRIGYAVNGLIYASLALSAVKIVMGTGSAKNSSDSTEDWTARLLSQPFGQWLVGTVGVFVIALGFYQFYKAFSAKFRKKLNLTELSNTQAQWVIRISRFGLAARGIVFSIIGWFLIEAARHSNAATAEGLDEVLQTLAQQPYGAWLLGIVALGLIAYGIYTIIQARYRRLVNV, from the coding sequence ATGACACAACAGTTGACAAACCATGCTTCATTGTGGGTTGAGCGACTGGGACGATTTGGCTATGTTTCCAAGGGAGTAGTTTACGGTATAGTTGGACTACTGGCAGCACAGGCGGCTTTTGGCAGGGGTGGTAAAACAACTGATACCCAAGGCGCTCTCCAAACAATTGTCAACCAGCCATTTGGGAAATTTTTGCTGGCTTTAGTTGCAATTGGCTTGATTGGATACGTAATCTGGCGTTTTGTACAAGCAATTAAAGACCCAGAAAATAAAGGTAATGATGCCAAAGGTTTGGCAGTGCGGATTGGTTACGCAGTTAATGGACTAATTTATGCAAGTTTAGCCTTAAGTGCTGTGAAAATTGTTATGGGTACAGGCAGCGCTAAAAATAGTAGTGATTCTACTGAAGATTGGACAGCACGTTTGCTTTCTCAACCCTTTGGTCAATGGTTAGTTGGAACTGTGGGAGTGTTTGTAATTGCTCTAGGCTTCTATCAGTTTTATAAAGCTTTTAGTGCCAAATTTCGTAAAAAACTCAATTTAACAGAGTTAAGCAACACACAAGCCCAATGGGTAATCAGGATTTCCAGATTTGGTTTAGCGGCACGAGGTATAGTATTTTCTATTATCGGCTGGTTCTTAATTGAAGCAGCAAGACACTCGAACGCTGCTACCGCCGAAGGTTTGGATGAAGTATTACAGACGCTAGCGCAACAACCTTATGGAGCATGGCTTTTGGGTATTGTGGCACTAGGTTTGATTGCTTATGGAATTTACACAATAATACAGGCGCGGTATCGCCGGCTAGTCAACGTTTAG
- a CDS encoding alpha/beta fold hydrolase encodes MSLIESSWKDEYIITNGVKLHYVTQGEGPLMLMLHGFPEFWYSWRHQIPEFAQNFKVVALDLRGYNDSDKPNEQSAYVMDEFIKDVEGVIKGLGYQKCVLVGHDWGGAIAWNFAYTHPEMVERLIILNLPHPAKFAEGLRTPQQLQRSYYIFLFQIPWLPELLLQSLDYQAIETAFKGTAVNKNAFTKADIDAYKNAAAKRGALTAMLNYYRNIFQQKMLNPSWGILEVPTLMIWGENDTALGKELTYDTAAYVRNFQIKYIPNCGHWVQQEQPELVNQYMREFLKT; translated from the coding sequence ATGTCTTTAATAGAAAGTTCTTGGAAAGACGAATATATAATTACCAATGGGGTGAAACTACACTACGTTACCCAAGGTGAAGGCCCTTTAATGTTGATGTTGCATGGCTTTCCTGAGTTTTGGTACTCTTGGCGGCATCAAATACCAGAATTTGCCCAAAATTTTAAAGTGGTTGCCCTTGACTTACGTGGCTACAACGATAGTGATAAACCAAATGAGCAATCAGCCTATGTAATGGATGAGTTTATCAAAGATGTTGAGGGAGTAATTAAAGGATTAGGATATCAAAAATGTGTATTAGTTGGACATGATTGGGGCGGTGCGATCGCTTGGAATTTTGCATACACTCACCCCGAAATGGTAGAGCGACTAATTATTCTTAACCTGCCACATCCCGCTAAATTTGCCGAAGGTTTACGCACTCCCCAACAGTTACAGCGTAGTTACTATATATTCCTCTTTCAAATACCGTGGCTACCAGAATTACTTTTACAATCTTTAGACTACCAAGCTATTGAAACAGCTTTTAAAGGTACAGCAGTTAACAAGAATGCTTTCACCAAAGCGGATATTGACGCATATAAAAATGCTGCGGCAAAACGCGGTGCCCTCACAGCAATGTTGAACTACTACCGCAATATTTTTCAGCAGAAAATGCTAAATCCAAGTTGGGGCATTCTGGAAGTGCCTACACTGATGATTTGGGGAGAAAATGACACCGCACTCGGCAAGGAACTAACCTATGACACCGCAGCTTATGTCCGAAACTTTCAAATCAAGTACATTCCTAATTGTGGCCATTGGGTGCAGCAAGAACAGCCTGAATTGGTTAATCAGTATATGCGAGAATTTCTGAAGACTTAA
- a CDS encoding pentapeptide repeat-containing protein — translation MKLQLLAAIALATPLFFANSVKAENPQDLQKLLSTGECIECNLSGANLSGAHLIGADLRGSKLEGANLVGANLEGADLTGANLAGANLTSAYVTNVNMKQTNLNGVNFTRATIHDSNVYKASMNDLNLTDAEIFNTGIGIGGEDAEIPDWK, via the coding sequence ATGAAACTCCAGCTATTAGCGGCCATTGCCTTAGCAACTCCCCTATTTTTCGCTAACTCGGTTAAAGCCGAGAATCCGCAGGACTTACAAAAGCTGCTTTCAACTGGGGAATGCATCGAGTGCAATCTATCGGGAGCTAACCTCAGTGGCGCTCATTTAATTGGTGCTGACTTGAGAGGCTCAAAGCTTGAAGGAGCCAACCTTGTAGGGGCTAACCTTGAAGGTGCTGACTTAACTGGTGCAAATTTGGCAGGTGCTAACCTAACATCAGCTTATGTAACCAATGTGAATATGAAGCAAACCAATCTTAACGGAGTAAATTTTACCCGCGCTACGATTCACGATTCTAATGTGTATAAAGCATCAATGAACGATCTAAATCTCACTGATGCCGAAATATTTAACACTGGAATCGGGATTGGTGGAGAAGATGCCGAAATTCCTGATTGGAAATAG
- a CDS encoding molybdopterin-dependent oxidoreductase, producing MSLILPKRTLSRRQLLQLSGLSGVGFLLGGCGTNLFSDNLRQISEPLNQRLEALLLSQKPVPEFPVSAIEADKLLINSFDFTPQIDPAQFRLKIDGEVSNPMQLSMGDIEKLPLTSMVIRHVCVEGWAAIVQWGGVRLRDLVALVQPKSNVRYVYFKSADGYYESWDIASAVHPQTLMAYQKNGQPLSVDNGAPMRLASPIKLGYKQSKWVTQITFVSNLLPLKGYWEDQGYEWFAGL from the coding sequence ATGAGTCTGATTCTTCCCAAACGCACCTTATCCCGTCGCCAGTTACTGCAACTATCTGGACTTTCAGGTGTAGGCTTTCTTTTAGGTGGCTGTGGGACAAATTTGTTCTCAGATAATCTGCGGCAAATATCTGAGCCACTAAACCAACGTCTTGAAGCACTCCTGTTAAGTCAGAAACCAGTTCCAGAATTTCCTGTTAGTGCCATAGAAGCAGACAAATTGCTAATCAATTCCTTTGACTTCACACCGCAAATTGATCCGGCGCAGTTTCGCCTGAAGATTGATGGTGAGGTTAGTAACCCGATGCAATTGAGTATGGGGGATATTGAAAAACTTCCCTTAACTTCAATGGTAATTCGCCATGTCTGTGTTGAAGGCTGGGCTGCGATCGTTCAATGGGGAGGTGTGCGATTGCGAGACTTGGTAGCGCTGGTACAGCCTAAGTCAAACGTCCGTTATGTCTACTTTAAGTCTGCTGATGGCTACTATGAAAGCTGGGATATTGCCTCTGCTGTACATCCGCAAACCCTGATGGCTTATCAAAAGAATGGACAACCATTATCAGTTGATAATGGTGCGCCTATGCGTCTAGCATCCCCAATTAAACTGGGCTATAAGCAAAGCAAGTGGGTGACTCAAATTACATTCGTCAGCAATTTGTTACCTCTTAAAGGCTATTGGGAAGATCAGGGCTATGAGTGGTTTGCAGGACTATAG